The following coding sequences are from one Salvia hispanica cultivar TCC Black 2014 chromosome 3, UniMelb_Shisp_WGS_1.0, whole genome shotgun sequence window:
- the LOC125215762 gene encoding transcription factor IBH1-like, with protein MNIQQSAIKIRFAVKFVQAMKRLNKRRGMTMSMSTRYRATRAAACASMASAVGPQRAWSRAVLRKTKRRRFQAISKKRRLINPRREKLQEEDLRGLVPGGKGMEYCSLLSETAHYIKCLQAQIQVMSDILNHHSSSLN; from the coding sequence ATGAATATTCAGCAGAGCGCCATCAAGATTAGGTTTGCGGTAAAGTTTGTGCAAGCGATGAAGAGGCTGAACAAGAGAAGAGGCATGACTATGTCCATGTCTACGAGATACCGGGCCACGAGAGCAGCGGCCTGCGCTTCCATGGCGTCTGCAGTTGGGCCGCAGAGGGCGTGGAGCCGGGCCGTGCTTAGGAAGACAAAGAGGCGCCGTTTTCAAGCGATCAGCAAAAAACGCAGACTGATTAACCCTAGGAGAGAAAAGCTACAGGAAGAAGATCTACGAGGGCTCGTGCCGGGAGGGAAAGGAATGGAGTATTGCAGTTTGTTGAGTGAAACTGCTCATTACATAAAATGCCTACAAGCACAGATACAGGTTATGTCAGATATACTCAATCATCACTCTTCCTCTCTCAACTAA
- the LOC125210840 gene encoding fimbrin-2 has translation MAGYVGVLVSDPWLQNQFTQVELRSLKSSFMAMRRESDGGLKLAELPEKMSRLKHVGETLTEHERAAFLQESYQNLDVDVDFELFLRVYLKLQTLATEKRGIGAKNASAFLKSPTSTLLHTISEPEKASYVAHINNYLGEDEFLKKYLPLDAATNDLFEIAKDGVLICKLINVAVPGTIDERAINTKRVLNPWERNENHTLCLNSAKAIGCTVVNIGTQDFIEGRRHLVLGVISQIIKIQLLADLNLKKTPQLVELVGDSTDVEELMNLPPEKILLRWMNFQLKKGGYTKTVTNFSSDVKDAEAYAHLLNVLAPEHSNPSTLKVKDPLERAKLVLEHADKMGCKRYLTAKDIVEGSPNLNLAFVAHIFQHRNGLSTQTKQISFLETLPDDAQTSREERVFRFWLNSLGNSSYIDNVFEDLRNGWLLLETLDKVSPGIVNWKIASKPPIKMPFRKVENCNQVVKIGKQLKFSLVNVAGNDIVQGNKKLILAYLWQLMRFNMLQLLKHLRSHSHGKEITDADILEWANSKVRNSGSQSRMDSFKDKKLSDGIFFLELLSAVRPRSVNWSLVTKGSNEEEKKMNATYIISIARKLGCSIFLLPEDIIEVNQKMMLTLTASIMYWTLKQPVEDRACGASDTETGSLVDSSSNSTLDDTASESSTDDSSSN, from the exons ATGGCTGGTTATGTAGGAGTGCTGGTTTCGGATCCATGGCTCCAGAACCAGTTCACTCAGGTGGAGCTCCGCAGCTTGAAATCATCG TTCATGGCGATGAGGAGGGAGAGCGACGGAGGCTTGAAGCTGGCGGAGCTGCCGGAGAAGATGTCCAGGCTGAAGCACGTCGGAGAGACACTGACGGAGCATGAGAGAGCTGCGTTTCTTCAGGAGTCGTATCAGAATCTGGACGTTGATGTCGATTTTGAGCTCTTTTTGAGG GTTTATCTTAAACTTCAAACTCTTGCAACTGAAAAGAGGGGAATTGGTGCAAAAAATGCATCTGCTTTTTTGAAGTCTCCTACCTCAACATTGCTTCATACCATAAGCGAGCCTGAGAAGGCATCATATGTTGCTCACATCAATAACTATCTAGGAGAAGATGAATTCTTGAAAAAGTACCTTCCTTTAGATGCTGCAACTAATGATCTCTTTGAGATTGCCAAGGATGGAGTTCTTATCTG CAAGCTTATAAATGTTGCTGTACCTGGAACAATTGATGAGCGGGCTATTAATACAAAGAGGGTGCTCAACCCATGGGAGAGGAATGAGAATCATACCCTATGCCTTAACTCTGCCAAGGCAATTGGATGTACTGTTGTCAATATAGGGACTCAAGACTTTATTGAAGGAAGG AGGCACCTTGTTCTTGGGGTCATATCTCAGATTATCAAG ATACAACTGTTGGCTGACCTCAACTTAAAAAAGACACCACAATTAGTGGAGCTTGTTGGTGACAGCACG GATGTGGAGGAGCTGATGAACTTACCACCAGAGAAGATCCTGCTCAGGTGGATGAATTTTCAGTTAAAAAAGGGTGGATACACAAAAACAGTTACAAATTTTTCATCTGATGTGAAG GATGCAGAGGCTTACGCTCATCTGTTGAATGTTCTGGCTCCAGAACACAGTAATCCTTCAACACTGAAAGTTAAAGATCCTCTGGAAAGAGCGAAGTTGGTTCTTGAGCATGCTGATAAGATGGGTTGCAAAAGATACTTAACAGCTAAAGATATTGTGGAAGGTTCTCCAAATCTCAATCTTGCATTTGTGGCACACATCTTCCAGCATAG GAATGGACTCTCAACCCAAACAAAACAGATATCTTTTCTTGAAACTCTTCCTGATGATGCACAAACCTCcagagaagagagagtattTCGTTTTTGGCTTAATAGTCTGGGAAATTCTTCATACATTGATAATGTCTTTGAAGATCTCAGAAATGG ATGGTTACTCTTAGAGACACTTGACAAGGTGTCTCCAGGGATTGTTAATTGGAAAATTGCTTCTAAGCCACCAATAAAAATGCCATTCAGGAAAGTAGAAAATTGCAACCAAGTTGTCAAAATTGGGAAGCAGTTGAAGTTTTCCCTTGTTAATGTTGCTGGAAACGATATTGTTCAAGgaaataagaaattgataCTAG CATATCTATGGCAGCTGATGCGATTTAACATGCTTCAACTATTGAAACATCTAAGATCCCATTCTCATGGGAAAGAAATTACTGATGCCGACATTTTGGAGTGGGCTAACAGCAAGGTCAGAAACTCAGGGAGCCAAAGCCGCATGGacagtttcaag GATAAGAAATTGTCTGATGGAATTTTCTTCCTCGAGCTTCTTAGTGCTGTGCGACCGAGATCTGTCAATTGGAGCCTTGTCACAAAAGGATCGAATG aggaggagaagaaaatgaatgCAACCTATATCATTAGCATTGCAAGGAAACTTGGATGTTCCATATTTTTGCTCCCTGAAGATATAATCGAG GTGAATCAAAAGATGATGCTGACATTGACAGCAAGTATAATGTACTGGACCTTGAAACAACCTGTTGAAGACCGAGCTTGTGGAGCTTCAGACACTGAAACTGGAAGCCTTGTCGACTCTAGCTCAAACTCGACACTCGACGACACAGCTTCTGAGTCATCAACAGATGACAGCAGCAGTAACTGA